A part of Acidimicrobiales bacterium genomic DNA contains:
- a CDS encoding nucleotidyltransferase family protein has translation MPNLAATPSPLVDPTRRSLLLAAVCAVDAERARGAWDRLEADCGGPAGVLVWAKEGSEQRLLPLLGARAEMLDLPEQVRAGCHEATVEAWGLNERLLHATVPVLDAFRAAGIEVLALKGLGLLGDTYPQHRLRPVGDADLLVRPDRAADAYRIVTGLGWRDPSVVVRPWPSGRHSVNLGRIDGPSIDLHRRPGSAFSHRGSGQPPCWEAAEPLPAGHPLAGTHLRRPGPAQHLVIIAAHAARRANGHVAHPLADIHHLLVAHPHLDGRAVAAAAAEQLVAQRVGDVLAAVGEAFGTPLPLRPEQLRPRSPAAQRAEQRAVAADARVALRRPGAVGAGRRFVDLVATTAAGQGLRAHVEAGAATVQAWGGPRLAARRRRRPRAGGR, from the coding sequence GTGCCGAACCTCGCCGCCACGCCGAGCCCGCTGGTCGATCCCACCCGACGGAGCCTGCTGCTCGCCGCGGTGTGCGCCGTCGACGCCGAGCGGGCACGCGGCGCGTGGGATCGGCTCGAGGCCGACTGCGGCGGCCCGGCGGGCGTGCTGGTGTGGGCGAAGGAGGGCTCGGAGCAGCGGCTGCTGCCCTTGCTGGGCGCCCGGGCCGAAATGCTCGACCTGCCCGAGCAGGTGCGGGCCGGGTGCCACGAGGCCACGGTCGAGGCGTGGGGGCTCAACGAGCGGCTGCTCCACGCCACCGTCCCCGTGCTCGACGCGTTCCGCGCCGCCGGGATCGAGGTCCTGGCCCTGAAGGGTCTCGGCCTGCTCGGCGACACCTACCCCCAGCACCGGCTGCGCCCCGTCGGCGACGCCGACCTGCTGGTGCGCCCCGACCGGGCCGCCGACGCGTACCGGATCGTCACCGGGCTCGGCTGGCGGGATCCGTCGGTGGTCGTGCGGCCGTGGCCGTCGGGCCGCCACTCGGTGAACCTGGGCCGCATCGACGGCCCCAGCATCGACCTGCACCGCCGGCCGGGCAGCGCCTTCTCCCACCGCGGCTCGGGGCAGCCGCCGTGCTGGGAGGCCGCCGAGCCGCTGCCGGCCGGCCACCCCCTCGCCGGCACGCACCTGCGTCGGCCGGGCCCGGCCCAGCACCTGGTGATCATCGCGGCCCACGCCGCCCGCCGGGCCAACGGCCACGTCGCCCATCCCCTCGCCGACATCCACCACCTGCTCGTGGCCCACCCGCACCTCGACGGGCGGGCGGTCGCCGCCGCCGCCGCCGAGCAGCTCGTCGCGCAGCGCGTCGGCGACGTGCTGGCCGCAGTGGGGGAGGCGTTCGGCACGCCGCTGCCGCTGCGGCCCGAGCAGCTCCGGCCGAGGAGCCCCGCGGCGCAGCGGGCCGAGCAGCGGGCCGTGGCCGCCGACGCGCGGGTGGCCCTTCGCCGTCCGGGCGCGGTCGGCGCCGGACGCCGCTTCGTCGACCTCGTGGCGACCACCGCGGCGGGCCAGGGCCTCCGCGCCCATGTGGAGGCCGGCGCGGCCACCGTCCAGGCGTGGGGCGGCCCCCGGCTGGCGGCACGGCGGCGGCGCCGACCGCGTGCCGGCGGCCGGTAG
- a CDS encoding polysaccharide biosynthesis tyrosine autokinase produces MAEPEGQAELELRDYLAVLRRRWWYVALSALVVVVAAVGMSLTRTPLYRASAQVLVSPPPTSSSVGAADLSLSPRLIENALRIAETSALREQVRAEFGSEPVLSVRADEESDVFVFTATSADAADAAGAANAYADAFVELRRTEVIADYATRGEVLEQRIAEIDEQLALLDALRAAAAEAVPPDAPDRDEQLSSIAADAESEAGTLLGQRSRYAADLEALGISTELARTSGTQVIDRATEPSSPFSPDVSRNAVVALVVGLIFGVGLAFLVEYLDRSLRSEDDLAAASALPTLAVVPRLESWKRRDLPLLITRDEAQSPSAEAYRGLRTALAFLATEKPLRTVQLTSPVPGDGKTTTAANLAVVVGRAGQRVVLVDCDLRKPRVHDFVGLPNVQGFTTVLLGEATLDDVTRAVEGEPNLAVVTSGPVPPDPSELLSGERARGLLADLADRFDLVIVDSSPVLAVSDPLVLSAVADGVVVVASAGGTHRRQVTRAVERLRQVNAPLLGTVLNQFTAGRTRRYGYGYGYGYGYGAYGAYGAYGEGASTGNGQRRVVDEPEGGAAAPAPGLSR; encoded by the coding sequence ATGGCGGAGCCCGAGGGTCAGGCGGAGCTGGAGCTCCGCGACTACCTCGCCGTGCTGCGGCGGCGCTGGTGGTACGTGGCGCTGTCGGCGCTGGTGGTGGTGGTGGCCGCCGTGGGGATGTCGCTCACCAGGACGCCCCTCTACCGGGCCAGCGCCCAGGTGCTGGTGAGCCCGCCGCCCACGTCGTCGTCGGTCGGGGCGGCCGACCTCTCCCTCAGCCCGCGGCTGATCGAGAACGCCCTGCGGATCGCCGAGACCAGCGCCCTGCGCGAGCAGGTGCGGGCCGAGTTCGGCTCCGAGCCGGTGCTGTCGGTGCGCGCCGACGAGGAGTCCGACGTCTTCGTCTTCACGGCCACCAGCGCCGACGCCGCCGACGCGGCGGGGGCGGCCAACGCCTACGCCGACGCCTTCGTGGAGCTGCGCCGCACCGAGGTGATCGCCGATTACGCCACCCGCGGCGAGGTCCTCGAGCAGCGGATCGCCGAGATCGACGAGCAGCTCGCCCTCCTGGACGCCCTGCGGGCCGCGGCCGCCGAGGCGGTGCCCCCCGACGCGCCCGACCGTGACGAGCAGCTGAGCTCGATCGCGGCCGACGCCGAGAGCGAGGCGGGCACCCTGCTGGGGCAGCGGTCGCGCTACGCGGCCGACCTGGAGGCCCTCGGCATCTCCACTGAGCTGGCCCGCACGTCGGGCACCCAGGTGATCGACCGGGCCACCGAGCCGTCGAGCCCGTTCTCGCCCGACGTGAGCCGCAACGCCGTGGTGGCGCTGGTCGTGGGCCTGATCTTCGGCGTCGGGCTGGCCTTCCTCGTCGAGTACCTCGACCGCTCGCTGCGCTCCGAGGACGATCTGGCCGCGGCGTCCGCGCTGCCCACGCTGGCCGTGGTGCCCCGGCTGGAGAGCTGGAAGCGGCGCGACCTGCCCCTCCTCATCACCCGGGACGAGGCGCAGTCGCCGTCGGCCGAGGCGTACCGGGGCCTGCGGACCGCGCTGGCGTTCCTGGCCACCGAGAAGCCGCTCCGCACGGTGCAGCTCACCAGCCCCGTGCCGGGCGACGGCAAGACGACGACGGCCGCGAACCTGGCGGTGGTCGTGGGCCGAGCCGGCCAGCGGGTGGTGCTGGTCGACTGCGACCTGCGCAAGCCCCGCGTCCACGACTTCGTCGGCCTCCCCAACGTGCAGGGCTTCACCACCGTGCTGCTGGGCGAGGCCACGCTCGACGACGTGACCCGAGCGGTGGAGGGGGAGCCCAACCTGGCGGTCGTCACCTCGGGGCCGGTCCCGCCCGACCCGTCCGAGCTGCTGTCGGGGGAGCGGGCCCGGGGGCTGTTGGCCGACCTGGCCGACCGGTTCGACCTGGTCATCGTCGACTCGTCGCCGGTGCTGGCGGTGTCGGACCCGCTCGTGCTCTCGGCGGTGGCCGACGGCGTGGTCGTGGTGGCGTCGGCTGGCGGCACCCACCGCCGCCAGGTGACCCGGGCCGTCGAGCGGCTCCGGCAGGTCAACGCCCCGCTGCTCGGCACCGTGCTCAACCAGTTCACCGCCGGCCGGACCCGCCGCTACGGCTACGGGTACGGCTACGGCTACGGGTACGGGGCCTACGGGGCCTACGGCGCCTACGGCGAGGGTGCCTCGACGGGCAACGGCCAGCGTCGGGTGGTCGACGAGCCCGAGGGCGGCGCCGCTGCTCCCGCTCCCGGCCTCAGCCGCTGA
- a CDS encoding HNH endonuclease: MRNLPARGRMVLMVVAALAAVALVALAAVALGWGDRADTPAAPTTGPLAPTTSRPAPTTSPAGLATLEIAEWPADLPRYDRDRFELWVDADGDGCNTRDEVLIAESLDLPQIDPFRCDVVAGRWVDAYSGSETTNPGDLQIDHLVALANAWRSGAWAWDDARRQAFANDLDHPGALNAVPGEVNQAKADKGPEAWRPPDPDAWCRYALDWAQVKAAWGLTATRAEWDALVAMAATCPAD, from the coding sequence GTGCGGAACCTCCCTGCCCGGGGGCGGATGGTGTTGATGGTGGTGGCGGCGCTGGCGGCCGTGGCCCTGGTGGCCCTGGCCGCGGTGGCCCTGGGGTGGGGAGACCGCGCCGACACGCCGGCGGCGCCCACCACCGGTCCCCTCGCGCCCACCACCAGCCGGCCCGCGCCCACCACGAGTCCCGCCGGGCTCGCCACCCTGGAGATCGCCGAGTGGCCCGCCGACCTCCCCCGCTACGACCGCGACCGCTTCGAGCTCTGGGTCGACGCCGACGGCGACGGCTGCAACACCCGCGACGAGGTGCTCATCGCCGAGTCGCTCGACCTCCCCCAGATCGACCCGTTCCGCTGCGACGTGGTGGCCGGCCGCTGGGTCGACGCCTACAGCGGCAGCGAGACCACCAACCCGGGCGACCTGCAGATCGACCACCTGGTCGCCCTGGCCAACGCCTGGCGCTCCGGCGCCTGGGCGTGGGACGACGCCCGCCGGCAGGCCTTCGCCAACGACCTCGACCACCCCGGCGCGCTCAACGCCGTCCCCGGCGAGGTGAACCAGGCCAAGGCCGACAAGGGGCCCGAGGCCTGGCGGCCCCCCGACCCCGACGCCTGGTGCCGCTACGCCCTCGACTGGGCCCAGGTGAAGGCCGCCTGGGGCCTCACCGCCACCCGGGCCGAGTGGGACGCCCTCGTCGCCATGGCCGCCACCTGCCCGGCCGACTGA